The following DNA comes from Geminocystis sp. M7585_C2015_104.
ACCCTAGTCCTCACGGCGGCCGACAGTGATGCTGGCGGTTTACAGGTAAGAGATCCCTTGCCGGCTGGACAAAATGTGGGCAACATCAACAACAACCCCACTACAGAGGCCCGGAATATACCCCTGGATGGTCAAAATGGGGTCAACACTAGACCCTTCGTTTCAGCACCCGATGCCCAGGGGAATCGTTATAATTTTGGCATTGCCTGGGCGGGACTTCCCGACTTCTCTGGCAGCATCGTCGCCAGGGCCGAGGGGTTGAACGCCGATAAACTCCCCTCCACCCTAGATAACACAAAGATATACGAGCTGATGTATGAAACCCTCTTTAACAGGGAACTAAGATCTCGCAATCCAGATCCTGTGCCGGCGCCTCCTCCCACCAGAAGTACAGGCAACGTCATATTCATACACCCGGATGGCACTAGTCCTTCCCATTATATGGCCCTCAGAAACATAGACTACGGTCCTGATGGAAGACTGAATTGGGACATGATGACACATGCCGGCGTCTATCTGGGACATATGGCTGACCAGCTGACGGGCACGTCCAATGCGGGTGCGGTTACTCATGCTACAGGGGTAAAAGTCTTTGCAGAATCCTTTGGCCTCGATGAAAACAACAGGCCTATAATGCCGGCTTCCGGTAAGGTGGGGAGGACTATTTTAGAGGAAGCCATCCGTGCCGGTAAGGCCACTGCCCTAATCCAGTCTGGACACTTGGCCGAGCCCGGTACTGCCGCCTTTGCCGCTAAAACCACTAACAGGGATGGCAATGAGCTGCGGGCCAGGGAGAAATATGCGGAAATCATTGAGCAGGTAATTCGTTCTGGCACAAATGTAATCATGGGCGGAGGCGAGTTGTACATGTTGCCAAGAGGCACTACGGGGTTCCATGTCACCCCAGAAATAGATGCCTCAGAAACCCGCCCTGAACGTCGTCCCAGAATCAACCTCATTGAATTAGCCAAGTCCTTGGGGTACACTGTGGTTTACACCAAGGAGCAAATGTTGCAGGTAGTAAACAGCCCCAATCCCCCGGAAAAACTATTAGGTGTATTTGCTGCCACCCACACCTTCAATGACAGAACGGAAGAACAACTGCGCCTAGGTACAAGCAACCCCACTCCCCTGTATGTGCCAACAGCACCCACCGTGGCCGAAATGCTGGACGCGGCCCTGAAAATACTTAGCAGGGATCCTGATGGCTTTTTTGCGGTGGTGGAAGAAGAAGGCACAGACAATTTTGGCAACGTAAATAATGCGGTGGGCACCATTGAGGCCATGCGTCGTGCCGATGCGGCTATTGGGGTAGCCATGAAATATGTTAAAAATAAAGACCCCAACACCCTAGTCATTACCGCCGCCGACAGTGATGCTGGTGGGTTGCAGGTGTTCCAATTTGTACCCTATGAGCGCCCCTCTGGGAATGCCACCACAAGGCCAGAACTAGCAGACCAAGAAAGTGCTGTACCATTTATCAACGTTAACAGAACAACTGAGAACAGAAACAGGGTATTTTTAGACGGCCAGAATGGTAGTCAGGTCACCCCTTGGATTCCCTTTAAGGCCAAAGACAGTTTAGATGGGCCAATGGGCAATTTTGGAATAGTTTGGGCTGGCACCCCTGACTTCCCGGGCGGCCTTGTGGCCAAAACATATGGTTTGAATGCTGACAAGTTGCCCTCTACCCTGGATAATACTGATATATACAAGATAATGTACGAAACCCTCTTTGGTGTCTCCCCCGACTCTGTCAAGCCCTACTATGACAAGTTAACTGACCCCATATACCGTTTCCGCACTGGCAATGGCACCTACCTGTATGTGGACGAGGCGGAAAAACAAGCCATTATGAACAACAACCCCTTTGGTTTTGTCTTTGAAGGGGAAGCCTTCAAGGCCTCTAAACGTCCTGGCGCCAACATGGAGCCCATATATCGTTTCCGCAACCGGAATCTGAGGGGTGGTTATATATATGTAGGAGAAGAGGAACGTCAATCCATTTTGCGCAACCACAGAGACGTTTTTGTGGAA
Coding sequences within:
- a CDS encoding alkaline phosphatase, with product MSGNHVIFIHPDGTSPSHFGFLRFVDKGPDGRVNWDTLDYAGVYLGHMEDQLGGTSNAGAVTHATGAKVYAESFGYEKDGSPVISLAGTTTTIMEDAVRERKVTALLQSGAIFEPGTAAFVAKTREIEVDGRRIVPRRQNAEIARQVILSGVDFIMAGGLLNLLPVGSPVPEGARAYATTEQLDAISTSPLDRPRENLIQLAINRGYTVVYTEDQLRSLLTLPTPPTKVLGVFAPVHTFNDQPEEVLAQRNLPLYVPTAPTIAEMLEITLELAKKHPNFNNGSLFVVEEEGTDNFGNANNAAGTLEALRRADDAIGVALNFLQRHPNTLVLTAADSDAGGLQVRDPLPAGQNVGNINNNPTTEARNIPLDGQNGVNTRPFVSAPDAQGNRYNFGIAWAGLPDFSGSIVARAEGLNADKLPSTLDNTKIYELMYETLFNRELRSRNPDPVPAPPPTRSTGNVIFIHPDGTSPSHYMALRNIDYGPDGRLNWDMMTHAGVYLGHMADQLTGTSNAGAVTHATGVKVFAESFGLDENNRPIMPASGKVGRTILEEAIRAGKATALIQSGHLAEPGTAAFAAKTTNRDGNELRAREKYAEIIEQVIRSGTNVIMGGGELYMLPRGTTGFHVTPEIDASETRPERRPRINLIELAKSLGYTVVYTKEQMLQVVNSPNPPEKLLGVFAATHTFNDRTEEQLRLGTSNPTPLYVPTAPTVAEMLDAALKILSRDPDGFFAVVEEEGTDNFGNVNNAVGTIEAMRRADAAIGVAMKYVKNKDPNTLVITAADSDAGGLQVFQFVPYERPSGNATTRPELADQESAVPFINVNRTTENRNRVFLDGQNGSQVTPWIPFKAKDSLDGPMGNFGIVWAGTPDFPGGLVAKTYGLNADKLPSTLDNTDIYKIMYETLFGVSPDSVKPYYDKLTDPIYRFRTGNGTYLYVDEAEKQAIMNNNPFGFVFEGEAFKASKRPGANMEPIYRFRNRNLRGGYIYVGEEERQSILRNHRDVFVEEGIAFYVYGADSGIADKIYRIQTRPGAYMLVHEGEKQSILASNLGFVNEGVAFETVA